ATTCACCACTCGAAGCGCGACCAGCGGCGACTCCCCGCGGGTCACGTCGGTGAAGACGAGCGCGCGGTTCGTGCTCTGCCCGTAGAGTCGGTAGAACTCCTCGCTCGGCAGGCGCTTGATCGCCTCGATGCTGTTGATGACGGTGTGCCCGCTGACGTGATCGCGGTCGCCGGCGACCACCTCCGTCGCGTCCATCGCCTCGTAGAAGCGTTCGAGGGGGATGGAGGTCGGATACTCCCGGAGGTCCTGGACGATGTCGCTCTCGAAGCCGGCGGAGATAACGCGGGCGTACTGACGGATGCGGCCGCCGCCACGGGACTCGTCGATGTCGAGCAGCGCGCGGACGATCCGACTGACGACGCCGATTCCGGGACTCTCCCGGCGGCCGCTCTCGTAGTCGGAGATGACGGAGGAGGACACGTCGAGCCGCTCCGCGAGCTCCGTCTGTGAGACGTCGAAGTCGGTGCGCCACTTCCGGAGCGTCGCGCCGGGATTCGAACTCAGCGTGATCTCGCCGGCGATGCGTCGGGCGAGTTCGTCGCGGGGGTCGTCGCTCATCGGTCACCCCACCGGCTCTGGGACCACACCATACCGAATGGGTGGCCGGTGAGCGCAAAAGGCTACCGACTCGGGGAACGGCCTTTAGGTGCCGCGTCCCAGAGGGAACCGATGACCGAATCCATCGACGACGAGACGGTCGACGGCCTCGCGGAGCGACTGTACGACGCCTACCGACGTGGCGACCCCCTCGACGCGGCGACGCTCCCGGATCTCGACGTCGCCGACGGCTACGCGGTCCAGCGGGCCGTGGCCGACCGCCGCGAGGTCGACGAGGGACCGAGCGTCGGCTACAAGGTCGGGTTCACCTCGGCAGCGATCCGGGAGGAGTTGGGCGTCGACGAACCCGCCTACGGGCGCGTGCTCGCCGACACCGTCCGCGAGGAGGGACGACTCGACGACGGCGACGACTTGATCGATCCGAAGATCGAACCGGAGATAGCCGTCCGACTGGCCACGCCGCTCGACCCGCCGGCGACGCCGGTCGACGCGCTGGCAGCCATCGACGCCGTGGTCCCCGTGATCGAGGTGGTCGACTCCCGGGTCGCGGACTGGGAGCTGACGGCCGGGAGCGCCGTCGCGGACAACGCCCTCGCGGCGCGGGTGGTCCACGGCGACCGAATCGCCGACCCCGCGGCCGTCGACCTCCCGCTCGAAGGCGTCGTCGTCCGCCGGAACGGCGAGCGGGTGGCCACGGGCGTCGGCGCCGACGTACTCGGGTCGCCCGCCCGCGTCGTCGCGTGGCTGGCCGAGGCGCTCGCCGACCGTGGCGAGCGACTGGCCGCCGGCGACCTCGTCTCGACCGGATCGCTCACCGAACTCGTGTCGCTCGACCCCGGCGACACCGTCGAGGCGCGCTTCGCCACGCTCGGGTCGGTGACGGTGTCGCGGGGATACTGTTCAGATTAGCGCACTTTGGTTGAGGACACCTCGAAAGCCCCCGGCGTCTCGGCTCCCGGGACTCGCTGCGCTCCTCACTACGTTGCGGTGCTTGCTTCGTCCGGGTTCGCCGAGACGCCGGCCCCTTTCAGTCCCACCCAGCGGCGGCCGGTCGGCCAGCCGATGCGGGTGGGACTGAAAGGGGCGACTCGCTGGAGGAAGGCGGCCGACGCAAGCACGCGAGCGGAGCGAGCGCGCGCAGCGAGGCCCCCGACTCCAGCGAGTCGGGGCTTTCGAGGTGCTCCCAGTTTCACCGGCTTATTTGAACACTGTCTGTCGCGGGAGCCGAGACATTCAAGCCGCTGACCGCCGACGGTCCGCTATGCCCTCGACGGTCGTCCACCTCGCCGTCGGCGCCGTCGTCGCCGCCGCGCTCCTGGGCGACGAGTTCGACCGACGATCCGTCGCCGTCGTCCTCGCCGCCACCGCCGTTCCGGACGTCGACACCTTCGTCGGGCTCTACATGCAGGGTGCTCACCGGGCGCTGTTGCACACGCTCGTCCTCCCCGCCGGGGCCGGCGCCGTCCTCGCTTACGACACGCGGATACGGCCCGGATCGTGGCTCCACGGCCGCTTCGGTCCACGCGGCGTTCGGGTGGCGTGGGTCGCGCTCGCGGCGCTTCTGATCGGTGGCATCCTCCCCGACCTCATGACCAACGGCGTCAACGCCTTCTACCCCTTCTACGACCGGTTTCTCACCGTCGACGGCGAGCTTCTCCTCTCCAATCAGCGGGGCGTCGTCCAGACGTTCGTCGACCTGTCGGCCGATCCCGAGCGGACGACCGAGAACACCCACTACTGGACGGGGGTCGATCCGACGCGCGGGAGAGAGCCCGAGAACGTCGAAC
This window of the Haloplanus rubicundus genome carries:
- a CDS encoding helix-turn-helix domain-containing protein — its product is MSDDPRDELARRIAGEITLSSNPGATLRKWRTDFDVSQTELAERLDVSSSVISDYESGRRESPGIGVVSRIVRALLDIDESRGGGRIRQYARVISAGFESDIVQDLREYPTSIPLERFYEAMDATEVVAGDRDHVSGHTVINSIEAIKRLPSEEFYRLYGQSTNRALVFTDVTRGESPLVALRVVNPTPNAVVLHGLEKGDLWEHAAALARVDGFALAVSTCDLDAALAKLRELP
- a CDS encoding 2-keto-4-pentenoate hydratase; translation: MTESIDDETVDGLAERLYDAYRRGDPLDAATLPDLDVADGYAVQRAVADRREVDEGPSVGYKVGFTSAAIREELGVDEPAYGRVLADTVREEGRLDDGDDLIDPKIEPEIAVRLATPLDPPATPVDALAAIDAVVPVIEVVDSRVADWELTAGSAVADNALAARVVHGDRIADPAAVDLPLEGVVVRRNGERVATGVGADVLGSPARVVAWLAEALADRGERLAAGDLVSTGSLTELVSLDPGDTVEARFATLGSVTVSRGYCSD
- a CDS encoding metal-dependent hydrolase; translation: MPSTVVHLAVGAVVAAALLGDEFDRRSVAVVLAATAVPDVDTFVGLYMQGAHRALLHTLVLPAGAGAVLAYDTRIRPGSWLHGRFGPRGVRVAWVALAALLIGGILPDLMTNGVNAFYPFYDRFLTVDGELLLSNQRGVVQTFVDLSADPERTTENTHYWTGVDPTRGREPENVERIFPVVRSGFQLLVVFLGAFTLGGRFWAER